The Anomalospiza imberbis isolate Cuckoo-Finch-1a 21T00152 chromosome 8, ASM3175350v1, whole genome shotgun sequence DNA window TTGATTTTGACCATATAAATTATCAAAGGTTAAAAAAGtcactaaaataaaatacaaagtaGATGTTGTTAAGCCATCATCTTTTTTTGTTAGAAACATTTTGTGCTTCCCTCCATATAAATAACAAAACCACAGTGGACAGTTCCACATGGTATAGATGGTATTTGCACAGTATTGCCTGCTTTGCTGCCAATGCTggacatttaaaataaactacCAAAAAAACAAATAGACGGATTCAAGTCATCTTGTTTCTCAGGCAGATACAAGTTTACTTGGTTTGAGGTCTAAATTGACTTCTGCAAGTCAGgcatgaagaaaatgaaaactgaaattaaggCAGCTACGTGGATTCACAATGTTAAAAACTTTCTATTATTTGAAAACCACTGAGAATTTTGtgtgagcacatccagcattaACGGTGCTGCCACCTACAGGGGTCAGGGCCTGAGACTGCACGAATGTGTTAAAAATCAAACACATCTACACTTTGAAACTATACTTCCTAGGAAGCTACATATTAAACATTTAATTATCTGCATCATCCACCTGTGCATATTGCTGTCAGTATTGCACTGTAAGTTAAAACTGGCTCCCCACTAATATTTGAGATGGAAGAAATGCACATTTAATGAAAACCAATAGCCAGTTAATGGTTCATCACATGCTAGCAGCACCCTCATGTCAGTCAGTTGCTCTTACATTTGCCCACAACTCACCCAATAAACTCCAGAAGTATGGAAATGTCAAGTTCTGGTGGGATCCGGAACACAGAGCCCAGAACTTTTCGGGGTCTTCCTCTGCTCGGTGGAACTGGCTGTGGGACAGCTAAAATATTCAAGTAGCCAAAATGCAAAGATaacttaaaataaaagcagcataaGATACTAACATGCACTGAGCAAAACAGAATAGCTTACCAGGTAAAAAAGCCCATACAATCCATCCTCTTCTTTTATTACTAAATCAGCTCTTCCTACATTCTATGCTGTGTATCTGAATCAGAATTTTAATAGCTTTCAGCACAGCACTCTCCAAAGAGCTTTGTTTGATAGGAAGACACAAAATAATTAGAATAATCCTCCACTGTTCAGCAGACTTCAAAGTTCTCATTTTTACTCCTTTGTAATGTCTATTAGTTATTAACAGCCAGAAAATAACATTAATgcatgttttatatatatttcctGGTTGTAAGCAAAATATGtagtttaaaataattcaaCCATGATCAGGGTGTAAGTGTTGCCAATTCACCTGTTTTTGTAATCTGAGATCTGTGACAAGTTATAATTTCCAGATAATTAAGAAACCCATAATTTCCAGTAGTACTTCCACCTTCAGTGGTGAactaatattttaaagaaagccCTTAAGAATAAATTATGTGGTAAGTATTTTCTTAACAGTGTTTCTTAAAGTGATTACAGCTCACCTGGTTTGGGCACTTCTAATCCTCTTTCTTTATAGAAGTCatgcatttgttttttctctcctgaaaaaaatgcacaatACAGATTGAAACGTTTCAGATGCTGAGAATATCCATTCTCAGTGACCAATTTTTAATGGTTAGAGCAGCAAAAACTTTCCAAGTTTCTACAGACTTTCACCATCACTAATATTTCATGAGGCTGAGATACTTAGGAAACGCAGAGTAAAATTTTGTTAGCAAAAACTGggagaaaatcagagaaactgGCCATAAATAATACTGAAATAGCTGCAAGAACTAGTATCCTTCTGGCTGTCATGCCTTGTGACATGACATAGTATTTTATAACCTGTTCACACAGAGCACAGTACTTTTATACTATATCTGTATATACACATAGACATTTATatgttaatatattttttacatATATGTTCATGGTATACAAAGCAATACCATCTACAGTCCATACATATCCACTGGATTGTATATTTCACTCAGCCCATCCAGGGGGATTGCGCAGAATCATTGGCTCCCAAAGTTGAAGATAAATGAGCTAAGACAGTAAACACATCTAAAATCAGACAAGTAAATATGGCAATgaggcaaaaataaaagcatttagGAGAACTGGTCTTGGCATTTTTTTCTACTGAGCCAAGTGAACTGTTTACACAGAATGATATGATATAGTTATACTGAAGAGGAACAATTGTGAAATATTATCTGCATATTTATCTGGATGCAGTGACAGCTGTGCTTCATGAGATAAGGTACACACCACTACCACAATAGCATTTAGCAGCCAGAAAGATGCCAGTTGTCACAGTTAATTCATTACAACTTAAAACCAAACATCACAAAATTGAAGAGTCCAGAGTAGTAACAAGGCTTTGAATTActctgttttctgttcttttcaatCTCTAGATAGTAATGTAACAGAGAAAGGGACTCACTTTCCTCCAGGTTGACAACTAATTTATAGACTATATCTTGCAGTTGTCGGTCCAGTCTGTGAAAtaggaaacaacaaaaaagaagagTCTTTGGTGCAAGACAAAATGGTTTCAGTAAACTGTAACAAAGATGCCAAACATAACATTGAAATGGGATGTACATGGAGTGACAGCACCACCTTTCATGAACAGTTCAAGAAACTAAAACTCAATTTTTTGAGTTAATAAATATACCATACCAAAAAGTCTTCATCTTAAAAGGAAATCAAAGCAAATGCCTAAGTGTTTGTATCACCTGTAACACTGAgcaaatgcataaaaatatctAGGGCAGGGTTAACAAACCCTAGAAATTGATACAAACTAGATTAAACAATAAAGagagtatttttattattattgtagtGAAACTCATACTAGTGAAGAACACAATGTGTTTCTTGTAACCATTCCTTTGTTTAAAATAGGAAAGCACTACGAgtctgtaaaacaaaacaagagcAACTAGCAAATCTATAAAAATGGGACAAATTTATTACCTGATATTATAGAGGGGCTGTGTCTGATGCACAACAATATTGCACTTTGGACATCTGTTGCTATAGTAGAAGTGTCTCACGATGCAGCTTTTACAAActgtaaagaaaagaaaccccatAGGAGTCACATGTCCATTACACAGTGCCATCTGTTCAGCAGAAGGGGTAAATACACCCAAGACTTTCCATAAAAAATTTGTCAGAGACAAAAAGAAGTCACTGAACACTCCTAATCCAATGGATGCATGAGTGAGTGTTCAATGTGTGTGTAGAGCGTGAGCAGGGCTAAGGCAGAATATTGACAGCTGAAAAGCATCCTACACTTTCAGTAGAAACAAGGTTAGAAATCATAACTCTGCCATTTTCGTTGTGTTTTACAAGTCCTTTAAAGACTTGGAAGGAATGCTACTAAGTGGAAATACCTAGAATAAATAACCTACTATCAAGTCATCTCCCCATCCGCGTGAACAGAGGAAACTTTTCCGTAACATTTACCAGGAAGGTTCTAAGACACCACCACAGTTGCATTTGCAGCTCTATGCTGTCTTCAGTAACAGCTGACCTCTTTGTAAATTGCAAACTGTGCTGAATACTTCGTACTAAAGAACAAACTAGGGAGTAGTGCTCcacaaagggggaaaaataaaggagagagagagaaagttTTCACTCTATGCAGTGTGAATGTTTGGGAGATCTAGTAAACCAGGATTCTTAGATTCAGGTAAGAACATGGGAGTGCCTAAAAGAGCTTCAAGGAAGGTGTTTTATTAGTTTGGAGAGAAAACACTTTTTAGCACTGGGAAAATTGATGGCACTAGGATCCAGGGGGGAAAATAACAAGACAAGCACAATGAAATCAGTTATTTATTTCCCACCTGTTTCCATTCATCAGGTTATGGACAAACTGTCCCATGGGTGCAGATCACTGTTTCTGTATCTGTAACTCCCACTGAAGCTTACAGGATTTTGTGAATTTATAAGCTCACATCAACAACAGCTTAGGAAACTTTCCAGTCCATTAAAAGCAGAGCCACTCAACTTTCTTTTCTCAGTTATACACTCAAATTCCCAGAGCCtacttaaatttaaaaaattaagaaaatatatgtAGTAGTTCTGCTTTTGTCTTACTTGGGCTTTATATTTTCCTACATCTTCTTCCTTCTTAATATGGAAAGCTGACTTCATGATTGATTTAATAATTTTCTGATGCTTAAAATACCCACAAATATATCTTTGCTTAAGGAACAGAGTAAACACAACACATGTTCACTTTGAACagagaattatttttctgaactCAGAACATTTCAAGAGCTGAATTGGTTTGAATTTGCAACTAAACCCTTAGACAGACAATACTGACAGATACTTACAGGTGTGCAGACATTCTGTAATAGTTGTAGCATCGATAAAGTAACCTTTGCAGATGGAACACAGGATGTAGGGCGTCAACTCTGTGAGGTTTATCATACGCTGCAAACAAAAATTGGTGAGAGCTTGAATACACAGGCTAAGCCATGAAATTCCTTGACTGCAGCTTCCAAAATACCATAGCTTTAAaaccaagaggaaaaaatgggatcaTTATGTTACAGGAATGGGTTTTCCTAACACATCAGTTGCTTCTCATACAGagcttattttcttaaagactTTTACCTAGTCTTCTAAATTGAGCTTTTTGGCAACAGTAAACCAATTTGTTTGATGAATCATAcctaaaaagaaaactttaaacAACAATTTTGAGAAAAGTTCTTTTGGATAAACTCTTTTAACCAAATATCACACAGCCAGCAAGCTTGAACAGGATACGGGTGGCAAAAAACATCATTATTTGAAAGTGATCAGCAATGCTCAGTTGGAGTCCCAAATCAAGATGCAGAGAGAGTTTGTATGAGAAGAGGCAGTCATCTCTTGTTTGTACACAGTTATGGATTATACAAATACACACAGAAGCAAAGGCTGAAATTTCACTGCTTTGAATCCTGGTCACGAAGAACATTTACCAGGAACACACACAAGTAGTTCCAAAACAGCTTTCCTGGCTGAATAACACTATttcaaaaaagaacaaatttcTTCAATAGCGACGATCTGAGATGTGTCTGAAAGAGGTGACACATTAGATTCTTACGTTTCCTCTCGTCTCAAAGCCCGACTAAAGGGCTTGCTTTCCCTCAATAACACCATTCATTTCGCCCACGGGCCAGCGTCTACCACCTTCGCAGCCACGCCGAGAGTTTGTAAGGGCTTCACTTAAATGAGACAGATAAAGTGAACTCGGGTAATAgtaaaataaagattaaaattacattttaaaaatagtaaaaataattaacagTCCATTACCATACGCGGGGCACGCCGGGAGCGGGGCCTGGCGTGCCCCGGGCACCCTCCCGCCCCCTTTACCTCCCGGTCGTCGTCCGAGTCGAGCTCCCCATCATCCGTTCCGAACCGAGCCCTGGTGTCgccctccatctcctcctcctcctccacctcctcttcctcgtCGTCTTCGTCGTCGTCGTCCTCGTCGCCGCTGGACTCCGAGCGACCGCGCTCGAACTCGAAAGGATGGGAGCGCGACCCCGAGCAGCTGGGGGCCCCCTCCATGTCCCGGTCCTCATCGGCCGGGCCCACGCCCTGGCCCGGACCCGGACCCGGACCCGGGTCCTGGCCCGCGcccgctccatccccgcccGACAGCGCCGGGACCCCGGATCCGGTGTCTCCCTCCATGTCCACGGAGCGGGGCTGGCACGGGTCAGTCCGCGGCCCGGGGCGCATGCGTGGGGCGCCGCGGGGCACGCTGGGAAATGTAGTTCTAAAGAACGCACGGCTGCGCTACCGCACGTGCGCTGAGCCACAAGCGGTCTACAGGTTATAGCccctggttttggggttttttccccccaaggaCCAGCCAATTAACGGTTAATTTTCCCCGAAAGACTCAATCACACAATACTAGTTTCATCCAAAATAAGATTTCAATtctgtaaaataattaaatagttcgggttgcaagggaccttagaaatcacctagttccaaccgcatgccatgggcagggacgccCTCGAGTAGAACGAATTCTtgaaagccccatccaacctgtcccggagcacttccagggctggggcatccacagcttctctgggcaacctgtgccagtgcctcaccactctcacagtaaagaatttcttcctaatatctaatctaaacctgctttctgtcagtttaaagccattctcccttgtcctgtcactacatgtccttgtccaaagtccctctccagctctcttggagcccctttagacACTGGGAGGTGCtgtaaggtctccctggagtccttttttctccaggctgaacactccCCGTCCCCTCAGCCTTTCGACGAGTATCACCGAATCTCTGTCTAACAGACACGATTAAAAGAAGCAGTATTAGAAATATCTGGACAACTCAGCGGCCCATCCCCTAAGGGCACACAGTGCCAAGGCCAGGCTCGGCGCAGCCAGGGAGCCCCGCAGGCCCCACCGGCCCCTTGCCCTCAcagcggcccggcgccgccgcccctcGCCGCGCCCCCGCTGCCACAAAGCGCTCCCGCCAGCGTCGCAAAACGACGCCGCGCGTGCCTGCGGAGGCAGCGGCGGCGGTGCCCTTCCTTTGCCCTCACTGTCGCGAGGGCGGCCGCGCCTGGCGGcggccgcgcgccgccggcgaATGGAAGGCGGCGCAAGATGGCGGCGCTGCATGAGGAGCCGGCAGAGGTGGCGGCGGCGCAGCCGGACCCCGAGGCGGGgacgccgccgccgccgcccgcggtgcctcccgccgccgctcccgccgccgccccggccaCCGCGGCGGACGGAGAGGCGGCGGGAGCCGGTGGGGATGCGGCACCCTCGAAGCccgcggcgccgggcccggccgccTCCCCGGCGGCGCTGGACCGGCAGACGCTTGTGGCCGTACTGCAGTTCCTGCGGCGCAGCAACCTCCGCGAGTCCGAGGAGATCCTACGTCGCGAAGCTCGCCTGCTCGGCGACGACCTGGGTGCCGCCGCCCTCAGCCCCGCCAGCGCCGGGCTCCTGGGGGGCTCCGGCAGCGACGCGGACTCCGGCGAGGCGCTGCTCGGCCGGGGCACCGCCGCTGCCGCCGTCGCCATTGGAGGCAGCGTCGCCGCTGTCGCGACTTCCAGCCCCGGGGTGGCTGCAGTTGCCGCCGTGCCGCCGGGGAAAGGTGAGGTCTGCGGGGTCGGTCCCTCCTCGGCGGGAACCCCGGGAAGTGGGGAGCCCGTGTGCTGCTCGCAGCCTCGGGGGCTCTCCGCTATGCTGGGACACAAGGGTCGGTGTCAGGTTCTCGGTGCCACCGAGAGTCTACCCCGGCGATCCGGGAGGTCCCTGGATGGCTCATTTCTCCATGTAATCCGTGGAGAAATCCGTATCTCCTGGAGCAAGGGACCAAGGCCAGGGTGTCTCTCGCATTTGCAGGGAGCACTGTGAAGCGAGAAGTGCTCCCGCTTGTGTTTGTGTCCCATCACAGCTGCTAGTGTATCAGGAATAGGAGGTTTCCATTGAAGTTAGTGGGGATTGTCCCGGGTCTGGCCGCAGGGATGAGAACAGAGGTCTGATGTACAGGCTGCGTTTTGGTGAAGGAGCCATGGGATATTTGTAGGCGAGGCTTTCTGCATTTCGTTATCGAGTTTCTGAGTACTTGAGATGTCCTTTGGATAATTCAATTCTAAGTGTTGTTGATCACGGTGTTCTGTGAGGCAGCTTTACTGAATAAAGGAATTTCAGGAACTGCTAGTCTGAGTTCCAGTGAGTGTACAGCATAAAGTCAGCCTGTTCGTGACATCACCAGATATTATTGTTTTTATATGAAAGACAAAGCAATGGAAGTGTGTAAAAACTGCTCTGTAGAACAGAATTGTCTGAGTGTTAAGTGACCCTGCTCTGTGATGGTTGTGTGCTGGTCTTGGTGAATTTTCACTTAGTCTACTTAACTTGCCTACCTACTGGACGCAAAATAATTATAGTGGGTATGTCTTGCATTCTGCTCCTTGTTTAAGAGTTTCTAGCCCTAGCAGTAAAATAACTCATTCTGGTGATGTTAGTGGCTTCTTCCTTTACACGTAATCCTGGCTGAATTAGGCACTAAGTGGGCAACAGTTGGCAGGGAAAGTCCAAAAAACTGCTGGAGAGAATTGGCTGCGGGACCAATGTGCTCTCACCTGTGTTGTTTAGACTTGGTGCTGAGTGGGCACGGGACGTGTTTTGCTCACCTGACCTGGGGGTTGTGGCCACTGTTTGTTTGCTGGCTCTTCCAGACTGTCTGAGCCGCTGTTGTTGTTGGCTGGTGCTTTTGCAGTCGGAGGCGCGGTGGTTGTGGAGGATCAGCCGGACGTGAGCGCGGTGCTGTCCGCCTACAACCAGCAAGGGGACCCGACGCTGTACGAGGAGTACTACAGCGGATTGAAACACTTCATCGAGTGCTCCCTGGACTGTCATCGGGCAGAATTGTCTCAGCTCTTTTATCCTCTCTTTGTGCACATGTACTTGGAGTTGGTCTACAATCAACATGAGAGTGAGGCAAAGTCTTTTTTTGAAAGGTAATTCATTTTCATGTGTACATTTGTGTTATTTTGTGTTTGCTACTTTGGCTAAATCTGTGAGCTATTTGTATACATATACATGCGTATGTATTATTCTTCTTCTCTAAAGTTGAAGAGATTTGAAATCTCAAGTAACAGTGCCATGGGTTGTAGTAACTATTCTTAAATTCTTTCCCAATCTCCTGTTAGAAAGATGTGCAAACTAGTGAACTGTGCATTGGCAGAGTTTGAACCATGTTAATGGTGTGCTAATGGGCTCCTTGCTGCAAAAGTATCAATGAAGAGATTCTGCATCTGTAGGGAAAGACTGTGGGGTCAGTTTTTATCACTGGAAGATTGCACTGAGATGCCAAAATAATGTATGCTATAAGTATTTGCTGATATCGTAGGATGTACATTGAAATTCTTCAAATGATCTTAACGAAATTAATTTCTGGCTAATCTATAACTTTCTGTACTCTTACTATATTTCACTTGTTTATCACTTGAGAAGAAAATAgaattgattttgttttgtggatTCAGACCAAATGTGAAATTCTTCAATCCGAAAGGATAACTTTTGTTTCCCTTCAGATAGTTCTGTAAATAGTTAAAATGTCCCTTGCCACAACTATTTTATAACAAGTTGAGTGACTAAGCGTTTTACCATATCTGAAATTGTTTCAATAGATTTCATGGGGATCAGGAGTGCTATTACCAGGATGACCTGCGTGTATTGTCGAGCTTAACCAAAAAGGAACATATGAAAGGTAACGAGACCATGCTGGATTTCCGAACAAGCAAGTTTGTGCTGCGCATTTCCCGTGACTCTTACCAACTCCTGAAGAGGCATcttcaggaaaagcagaacaatCAGATTTGGAACATTGTTCAGGAGCATCTTTACATTGATATCTTTGATGGAATGCCTCGCAGTAAACAACAGATAGATGCTATGGTTGGAAGCTTGGCTGGGGAGGCAAAACGAGAGGCTAATAAAGCAAAGGTAGGAGACAAAGATTGTTGTGCTTGTTACAAATCTCCCTGTTTTTTCAGGGAGATACCTTAGTATAGATTGACAGTCATAACTTGAGATCTTAAAAGACAGCATCAACAGAacaaaggaagagaaatgtACAAACAAGTGTTTAGAGGAGTAGAGAGAGATCAAGATGTATTGCTGTCAGGTGAAGGAAACTGCTGAATCCTTTTGACAAACAACTCTGTGTCCAGCCCGCTGAACTAAACTTAAACTAACTCATTAGTTACTTTGGATTTTAAAATGGACACCTGACTATTTGGCTTCTTCTTTTGTGCAACAGATAGTAATTTTGACTTGCTACCAGTTGTTACTAGAAGAGGTGTGTGTGTAGTACCACAGTACTATACAAATAAATGAGGTAGGGTGGGGATTGCACTTTAAGGAAGGACTAAGAGATGGCGGGAGAACTTAGAGTTGTGCAGATCAGTTGGCTGGGTAAACCAGGAGAACATGTACTGCATTCCTTATGGGCTAAGCAGTAATATATGCTGTAATAGTAAACAGAGCAGCTTTAAAGGGGCAGCTCTATTGCTTGGACTGCTACATTGAAAAGTTACCATTAAAAATCTGGTTTTCAGTAAGaacagcaattatttttttgttttgtgtgttttttttattGGCTTGTAGGTTTTCTTTGGCTTATTGAAAGAACCAGAGTTTGATGTGCCTTtggatgatgaagatgaagaaggagaaaatgaggaaggaaagccaaagaagaaaaaacctaaaaaagaTAATGTAGGgtcaaaaagtaaaaaacaggACCCTAATGCTCCTCCCCAAAACAGGTACCaaggaaatgagaaatttttaaaatccagtCTTGTCAAGCCAAATCTGCATCTGTGTTCACATGgcatttttataattttggcTGTTTTGGCTGTACAAAGCTTTGGCTGTAAGACTTCTAAGGGAGGTCATGGAACCCTTGGCATATAACCCTCTGTCACTGTCCATCAAGTCAATCTAGATTTCCCTTGATGAAGTTTTACTTGGTTACCCACTAATCTTTTCAGGCCATACTCAATTGTTTATCTTGTTCTAGTAGCTGTCTGAAATTCTGAAAGCTACTGGCTCTCTTTCTCATCAGTTAGTCTCCTACATAGTCTTTCATATTTTCTAATTCTTATTTCTTATTTGAGTACTGAGGTATGAGGTTGTATGCAAAGGTTTCACTTTGTTTGGATTAACAGTGAGGAAGGTGCTTTTACTTTGTAAAAATGTGTGCTTCTGGTGTAGAATTCCTCTGCCAGAACTGAAAGACTCTGACAAGCTGGATAAAGTAATGAATATGAAGGAAGCTGCGAGGCGAGTGCGTCTTGGACCAGAGTGCCTGCCCTCCATCTGTTTCTACACATTCCTTAATGCTTACCAGGTTGGTCAAAGAGTTTGAGTAACGGGGGAAAGGGAATCAAAATTATGAGCATCActctttctaaagaaaaaagacaTAACAGTGTTGGCAAGGGTAATTGGAGTATTTAGATTAAATATTGCCAAGTTTATGTTCCAAAACATTCAAAATTCTCTTCAAAGACTCCTTAAACTATAAAATTTCCATGTTCCTGGGTTTTGCTTGCATTTTGCTataattctttcttttgcttttcctgtccTAAGTGTTTCCTACAGAACACAGTAGATGTTTTGCACTGGAGTACTGGAAAGCAGTAGTCTTTGTCAGTTCTGACTGTACTTCATAcataaacttttatttttaatggggCAAGAATTTGTGTGTGCTTATGTTTATCCTACAGTAATCCTCTCTATTTTTGTAAATGAGTAAA harbors:
- the TAF5 gene encoding transcription initiation factor TFIID subunit 5; this translates as MAALHEEPAEVAAAQPDPEAGTPPPPPAVPPAAAPAAAPATAADGEAAGAGGDAAPSKPAAPGPAASPAALDRQTLVAVLQFLRRSNLRESEEILRREARLLGDDLGAAALSPASAGLLGGSGSDADSGEALLGRGTAAAAVAIGGSVAAVATSSPGVAAVAAVPPGKVGGAVVVEDQPDVSAVLSAYNQQGDPTLYEEYYSGLKHFIECSLDCHRAELSQLFYPLFVHMYLELVYNQHESEAKSFFERFHGDQECYYQDDLRVLSSLTKKEHMKGNETMLDFRTSKFVLRISRDSYQLLKRHLQEKQNNQIWNIVQEHLYIDIFDGMPRSKQQIDAMVGSLAGEAKREANKAKVFFGLLKEPEFDVPLDDEDEEGENEEGKPKKKKPKKDNVGSKSKKQDPNAPPQNRIPLPELKDSDKLDKVMNMKEAARRVRLGPECLPSICFYTFLNAYQGLTAVDITDDSSMIVGGFADSTVRVWSVTPKKLRSVKTAADLSLIDKESDDVLERIMDEKTASELKILYGHSGPVYGTSFSPDRNYLLSCSEDGTVRLWSLQTFTCLVGYKGHNYPVWDTQFSPYGYYFVSGGHDRVARLWATDHYQPLRIFAGHLADVTCTRFHPNSNYIATGSADRTIRLWDVLNGNCVRIFTGHKGPIHSLAFSPNGRFLATGATDGRVLLWDIGHGLMVGELKGHTDTIYALRFSRDGEILASGSMDNTVRLWDAVKAFEDLETDDFTTATGHINLPENSQDLLLGTYMTKSTPVVHLHFTRRNLLLAAGAYSSQ
- the PCGF6 gene encoding polycomb group RING finger protein 6, with protein sequence MRPGPRTDPCQPRSVDMEGDTGSGVPALSGGDGAGAGQDPGPGPGPGQGVGPADEDRDMEGAPSCSGSRSHPFEFERGRSESSGDEDDDDEDDEEEEVEEEEEMEGDTRARFGTDDGELDSDDDRERMINLTELTPYILCSICKGYFIDATTITECLHTFCKSCIVRHFYYSNRCPKCNIVVHQTQPLYNIRLDRQLQDIVYKLVVNLEEREKKQMHDFYKERGLEVPKPAVPQPVPPSRGRPRKVLGSVFRIPPELDISILLEFIGANEGTGNFKPLEKKFVRVSGEATIGHVEKFLRRKMDLDPACQVDIICGDHLLEHYQTLREIRQVIGESAVQDGLLVLHYGLVVSPLT